A single region of the Malus sylvestris chromosome 8, drMalSylv7.2, whole genome shotgun sequence genome encodes:
- the LOC126632438 gene encoding E3 ubiquitin-protein ligase BRE1-like 2 isoform X4 → MASSLCKEMGMVETQLKRWKETAYETLSLRDKAQSLKASLSTKTNEQKILVDKCGEQVIEIKSLKALIEKLQKEKLELQIFLDMYVQESYENRDLMEIKESERRAYFQAEMLKNALDEHSLELRVKAANEAEAACQQRLSATEAEITELSAKLDASERDVMELTEAIGIKDKEAEAYISEIETIGQAYEDMQMQNQHLLQQVTERDDYNIKLVSESVKAKQAQSFVVSDKQALAKQLQQVNTSLESLKIRVSHGEEQMMALLIDAIKTAEEDRQLAVNVETVKWELADSEKELQWLKSAFASSEKEHVHIEKDIDDIRLELDNERSSRKNLEEQLGELNGIVAEMSSETGEAAIQKLQTEIKFCKNILQCSVCTDRPKEVVIVKCYHLFCNYCVQKNLEIRHRKCPACGTPFGQNDIRFVKI, encoded by the exons ACAAATGAGCAAAAGATCCTTGTGGACAAGTGTGGTGAACAGGTGATAGAGATAAAGTCTCTTAAGGCATTG ATTGAGAAGTTGCAGAAAGAAAAACTGGAACTGCAGATCTTCTTAGACATGTATGTACAGGAAAGCTATGAAAACAG AGACTTGATGGAAATCAAAGAATCAGAACGCAGAGCTTACTTTCAAGCTGAAATGCTCAAGAATGCATTGGATGAACATAGTCTAGAGTTGAGGGTGAAAGCAGCCAATGAAGCAGAAGCTGCTTGTCAGCAAAGGCTTTCTGCTACTGAAGCTGAAATAACTGAATTAAGTGCCAAACTTGATGCATCAGAGCG GGATGTTATGGAGCTTACTGAGGCTATTGGAATTAAAGACAAGGAGGCAGAGGCTTATATATCTGAAATTGAG ACCATTGGTCAGGCATATGAAGATATGCAGATGCAAAATCAGCATCTGTTGCAGCAGGTGACTGAGAGGGATGACTACAATATCAAG CTCGTTTCTGAGAGTGTGAAGGCAAAGCAAGCACAGAGCTTTGTAGTCTCCGATAAGCAGGCATTGGCGAAGCAACTTCAACAAGTAAACACATCATTAGAATCTCTAAAAATTAGAGTTTCCCATGGTGAAGAGCAG ATGATGGCTCTCCTGATAGATGCCATAAAAACTGCTGAGGAAGATAGGCAACTCGCAGTCAACGTGGAAACTGTCAAGTGGGAATTGGCTGATTCTGAGAAGGAGTTGCAGTGGTTGAAATCTGCCTTTGCATCTTCTGAGAAGGAACATGTGCATATTGAAAAGGATATTGATGACATCCGATTGGAATTAGACAATGAAAG AAGCTCAAGGAAGAACCTTGAGGAACAACTCGGCGAATTGAACGGCATAGTTGCTGAGATGAGTTCTGAAACCGGAGAGGCTGCAATACAGAAACTCCAAACTGAAATAAAATTCTGCAAAAATATTTTGCAGTGCAGCGTTTGTACTGATAGGCCGAAGGAG GTGGTAATCGTTAAGTGTTATCATCTATTTTGCAATTACTGCGTTCAAAAAAATCTAGAGATACGACATCGAAAGTGTCCTGCCTGTGGAACTCCGTTTGGTCAAAATGACATCCGGTTTGTAAAGATATGA